The genomic interval CTCCTCGCCGCGTTCGAGCGCTCGCTCCAACACGGCCCGGTCAGGGCTCATCGGTGGTGAGTAGTCCGTCACCCGTGAAAAGGCTTCCCGCGGGTGTGTATGTTTGTCACGGCACGGCTCGGTGCTACGGAGCGGAGTCGGAGTCGCGGACCGGCGCCGGGGCGGTCGGGTCGTCCTCGCGCGACGGTTCGGTGTCCGTCGTGCTGGCGAGGTAGATTCCGAGCGCCATGACGCTCCCCCCGACGAGGAGCGGCAGTCCGACGCGTTCGCCGAGGACGAGCGCACCGAGCGCCACGCCGACGGCGGGTTGTGCGAAGAAGAAGACGGCGACGGTGCCCGCGCCGACGTACTCCATCCCCTTGTACCAGAGATACCACGCCGCGGCGGTGCCGAACACGCCGAGGTAGCCGACGGCGGCGACGAGCCGGGGTGTCACGGGCACGTCGAACGCACCCGGCTGGGCGAGGAACTCCCCCAGCGCGAACACGCAGAACAGCGGGAGAGAGGTCAGCGTGGCGTACGTCGCGGCCTCCAGCGCGGAGTAGCGCCTGACGAGCGGCTTCCCGTACACCGTGTACACCGCGAACGTGACGCCCGCGACGACGAGCATCCCCGACCCGAGGAGACTCCCCCCGGTGTCCAGCCCCGACCGCCCGACGACGAGCACGACCGTCCCGGTGGTCGCGAGCGCCATCCCGAGCGCTCCGCGCCGGGAGAGCGCCTCGTCGAAGGCGACGACCGCCAGCACGAGCGTGAACACGGGTGTCAAGATGGTCACGAGCGACCCCTGCCCCGCGCTGGTCAGCGCCGTCCCGACGTACTGCGTGGCGATGGAGACGGCGACCCACGCACCGAGGACGGCGAACGAGCGCCACTCGGCGCGTGAGAACGAACGACGCGGCTTCGTCGCCCGGACAACCGCGAGCAGGACGGCACCTCCGAGGACCATCCGACACAGCGCGAGCGTCAGCGGCGGGACCGTCTCGAACCCCCACGCGCTGACGACGTACGTCAGTCCCCAGAGCACCGCCGCGCCGAGTGGTGCGAGGGCGGCGAGGCGGCTCCCACCGTTCACGCTGGCCACCCCTCACGTCGAATGCCCACCGCGTCGACCTCCACTGTACCGACGTTCTTCACGCCGAGCGAATCGCGTCCAGTGCTTCGAGGAACCCGTCGGCGTACGACGCCTCGGTCGTGTGGTCGGCGGCCAGTTTCGCCGTCTCGTCGGCGTTGGCGACGGCGTAGGCGTCGCCGACGAGTTCGAACGCCGCGGCGTCGTTCTCCGAGTCCCCGACCATGGCGAACTCGTCGACAGAGCGGTCGAGACGGCGACAGACCGCCTCCAGCCCCGCGCCCTTGTCGACGCCGCGACTC from Halomarina salina carries:
- a CDS encoding DMT family transporter, whose amino-acid sequence is MNGGSRLAALAPLGAAVLWGLTYVVSAWGFETVPPLTLALCRMVLGGAVLLAVVRATKPRRSFSRAEWRSFAVLGAWVAVSIATQYVGTALTSAGQGSLVTILTPVFTLVLAVVAFDEALSRRGALGMALATTGTVVLVVGRSGLDTGGSLLGSGMLVVAGVTFAVYTVYGKPLVRRYSALEAATYATLTSLPLFCVFALGEFLAQPGAFDVPVTPRLVAAVGYLGVFGTAAAWYLWYKGMEYVGAGTVAVFFFAQPAVGVALGALVLGERVGLPLLVGGSVMALGIYLASTTDTEPSREDDPTAPAPVRDSDSAP